From a region of the Hymenobacter jejuensis genome:
- the trpC gene encoding indole-3-glycerol phosphate synthase TrpC, with protein sequence MSSSSATILDQIIAHKRREVAERQSLVPVKLLERSLYFENQPLSLRKYLLRDDLSGIIAEFKRKSPSKGWINPHAPVERTTLGYMQAGASALSVLTDTEFFGGKNEDLTIARRYNFCPILRKDFVVDAYQILEAKSIGADAVLLIAAVLTADEVLSLGRFARELGLEVLLEVHDSEELDRTLHADAVNLVGVNNRNLHDFSVSLDTSMELAQRIPAEFVKVSESGLTSAAAIEQLRGAGYRGFLIGEAFMRHSRPEKACSTLVQELRATEPVTVL encoded by the coding sequence ATGAGTTCATCTTCCGCCACCATTCTCGACCAGATTATCGCGCACAAACGCCGCGAAGTGGCTGAGCGACAAAGCTTAGTGCCCGTTAAACTGCTCGAACGCAGCCTGTACTTCGAAAACCAACCGCTGTCGCTGCGTAAGTACCTGCTGCGCGACGATTTGAGCGGCATCATCGCCGAGTTTAAGCGCAAATCGCCGTCGAAGGGTTGGATCAATCCGCACGCGCCGGTGGAGCGCACCACGCTGGGCTATATGCAAGCCGGTGCTTCCGCGTTATCGGTGCTGACGGATACTGAGTTTTTCGGTGGCAAAAACGAAGACCTTACCATCGCGCGGCGCTACAATTTTTGCCCCATTCTGCGCAAGGATTTCGTAGTGGATGCCTACCAGATTCTGGAAGCCAAAAGCATCGGGGCCGATGCCGTGTTGCTCATTGCCGCTGTGCTCACCGCCGATGAAGTGCTGAGCCTCGGCCGCTTCGCCCGCGAATTAGGTTTGGAAGTGCTCTTGGAAGTGCATGATAGTGAGGAACTTGATCGTACGCTGCACGCCGATGCCGTGAACCTAGTCGGCGTAAATAACCGCAACCTCCACGACTTCAGCGTCAGCCTCGACACCTCGATGGAGCTTGCCCAACGCATTCCTGCAGAGTTTGTGAAGGTCTCGGAGAGCGGGCTGACTTCGGCAGCCGCTATCGAGCAGTTGCGGGGCGCGGGCTACCGCGGTTTCCTGATCGGGGAAGCCTTCATGCGCCACAGCCGGCCCGAAAAAGCGTGCAGCACGTTGGTGCAGGAACTGCGCGCCACCGAACCCGTAACCGTATTGTAG
- the aroF gene encoding 3-deoxy-7-phosphoheptulonate synthase: MIIQLEKNITEGAKQDIISRIKALKYKVTEVTTQRANYLVSIGKGDFDIRTVGQLPGILDIHRVSDDYKLVSRKWRVRPTVLDLGDGVRIGEGTLSIVAGPCSIESEAQMEKIMQHLVDNDVRLMRGGVFKPRSSPYSFRGLGMEGLKQFHQMARARGIKIVTEVMQVSQVEEMHDYVDVFQVGARNTQNFNLLDALGGVDKPVLIKRGISGTIEELLSSAEYVFSGGNEKLILCERGIRTFETASRNTLDLNAIPILKEKTHLPVMVDPSHGIGIREYVAPMALAGVMAGADGILYEAHEKPEEAASDGQQTLNFAESERLIHNLRKVYALRNELE, translated from the coding sequence ATGATTATTCAACTCGAAAAGAACATTACCGAGGGTGCCAAGCAGGATATCATTTCCCGCATTAAAGCCCTGAAATACAAGGTCACGGAAGTAACCACGCAGCGGGCCAACTACCTTGTGAGCATTGGCAAAGGCGATTTCGACATCCGGACGGTGGGCCAGTTGCCGGGTATTCTGGACATTCATCGCGTTTCCGACGACTACAAACTCGTATCGCGTAAGTGGCGCGTGCGCCCAACCGTGCTCGACCTCGGCGACGGCGTTCGGATTGGGGAGGGAACGCTGAGTATCGTGGCCGGGCCGTGCAGTATCGAAAGCGAGGCCCAGATGGAGAAAATCATGCAGCACCTCGTCGACAACGACGTGCGCCTGATGCGCGGTGGCGTGTTTAAGCCGCGCTCGTCGCCGTATTCGTTCCGGGGTTTGGGGATGGAAGGCCTGAAGCAATTTCACCAAATGGCCCGCGCCCGCGGCATCAAAATCGTGACCGAAGTGATGCAGGTGTCGCAGGTGGAGGAGATGCACGACTACGTGGATGTGTTTCAAGTAGGCGCGCGCAACACGCAGAACTTCAACTTGTTAGACGCACTAGGCGGCGTCGACAAGCCGGTGTTGATCAAACGCGGCATTTCCGGCACCATTGAAGAGTTGCTTTCCTCGGCCGAATACGTGTTTTCGGGCGGCAACGAAAAGCTAATTCTCTGCGAGCGCGGTATCCGAACCTTCGAAACGGCCAGCCGCAACACCTTGGATTTGAACGCAATACCGATTCTGAAGGAGAAAACGCATCTACCCGTCATGGTCGACCCGTCGCACGGCATCGGCATTCGCGAATACGTAGCGCCGATGGCGTTAGCCGGGGTCATGGCCGGCGCCGATGGCATCTTGTACGAAGCCCACGAAAAGCCCGAAGAAGCCGCTTCCGACGGCCAGCAAACCCTGAATTTTGCCGAGTCGGAGCGCCTGATTCACAACTTACGCAAGGTGTATGCCTTGCGTAACGAGTTGGAATAA
- a CDS encoding phenylalanine 4-monooxygenase produces MSKAMFTQHYDQYTAQDQLVWKVLFDRQTALLYKRAAAAFGKGLSRVGFHRGAIPNFDEVSERLYKATGWSLAPVPGLLDAPTFFGLLAERKFPATAWIRSMQQFDFIEEPDLFHGLFGHAPLLMDHAFADFLHFLGHVAGQHLNDPAALQQLRRLYGFTVQFGLVTENGAPKIYGAGLLSSAGEIHHCINDDTPRKPFDLAKVLNTPYSEARFQEQYFVLNSWEQLTESVAELAALLATGWQLNPVE; encoded by the coding sequence ATGTCCAAAGCCATGTTCACGCAACACTACGACCAGTACACTGCCCAAGATCAATTGGTGTGGAAAGTATTGTTCGACCGCCAAACGGCCTTGTTGTACAAGCGCGCCGCCGCTGCCTTTGGCAAAGGGCTAAGCCGTGTGGGGTTCCATCGCGGCGCCATCCCTAATTTCGATGAGGTAAGCGAGCGGCTTTACAAAGCCACAGGCTGGTCGTTGGCACCTGTGCCGGGCCTGCTCGACGCGCCTACCTTTTTCGGGTTGCTGGCTGAGCGGAAGTTTCCGGCTACGGCCTGGATCCGGTCGATGCAACAGTTCGATTTTATCGAAGAGCCCGATTTGTTTCATGGTCTCTTTGGGCACGCGCCGCTGCTGATGGACCATGCTTTTGCCGACTTCCTGCATTTTTTGGGGCACGTAGCCGGGCAGCATCTCAACGATCCGGCGGCGTTGCAGCAGTTGCGGCGGTTGTACGGCTTTACCGTCCAGTTTGGCTTGGTTACCGAAAACGGCGCTCCCAAAATATACGGAGCCGGCTTGTTGTCGTCGGCGGGCGAAATCCACCATTGCATCAACGACGACACGCCGCGCAAGCCTTTCGACTTGGCTAAGGTGCTCAACACGCCGTACAGCGAAGCGCGTTTTCAGGAGCAGTATTTCGTGCTCAACTCGTGGGAGCAACTCACCGAAAGCGTGGCCGAACTGGCTGCGTTGCTCGCCACGGGCTGGCAGCTCAACCCCGTGGAGTAA
- a CDS encoding tetratricopeptide repeat protein, whose product MQHLYLRLCQTATFSFLLAAFLLFGPEQGQAAATHVLPLDSLTHRLAVEGRDTARVSTLNALAWTHLNLAHYDTAQALLRQALPLARTLHFGVGEARTLYYIGEAYSRQAKLPEAVASLLEAESAAKRTQTTSQLPSIYHTLAVVYNTQGNYDAALATAQKAMKLCAALHDEKRAFKAWSDMGFTYSQKGDFPRALQCYLESVKIQQKVGVTSALARTYASIGNLYDDQDNIPRALEYYQKGLALLKPEDPAERNTLGRFYVNMGVLNSKQNHNTEAERLFLEAKKIFESLHQPADVGASIAVLANLLTKTGQLQKALPYHQQALHLLEQGADQSLILSAQFNLADTYAKLGQTAQAEKLASQCLALAQKLGTYNCRYEAATLLAQLRKKRGDYKQALEYTEIANATQDSLFSKEKSEALGKLQGDFELSQERNRVSTLRKDQQIQAQQLRQQRFVVVGLAVGFLVVLLAGLALWRVNKLLGRKNREIDHQRATLAQLNATKDRLFSIIGHDLRGPLNSLHAFVSLLNIRQLPQEKLMQYSQRLNQTLDQTLALIDNLLSWAAVQMQASERINPESLLLEEAVNENFRLLRTAAEHKNLTISHLLEGDEWAWADPDMVRLVLRNLLSNAIKFTPQGGRITVAATEADAQWRLSVADTGVGLDGETLQQLLGPAASPQSTVGTAQEPGSGLGLVLCRDFVERNGGRLWAESAGPGHGTTFHFTLPRAGALSVVA is encoded by the coding sequence TTGCAACACCTTTACTTACGCCTCTGCCAAACCGCTACATTCAGCTTTTTACTAGCCGCATTTTTACTATTCGGACCTGAACAAGGCCAGGCCGCAGCTACCCATGTGTTGCCCTTGGATAGCCTCACCCATCGGCTAGCCGTCGAAGGCCGCGACACTGCCCGCGTCAGTACCCTCAATGCTTTGGCTTGGACGCACCTGAATCTTGCCCATTACGACACGGCCCAAGCATTGCTCCGGCAAGCCCTGCCGTTGGCGCGCACCCTGCACTTTGGAGTTGGTGAAGCACGCACCTTGTATTATATCGGCGAGGCATACTCCCGCCAAGCCAAATTGCCCGAAGCGGTTGCGTCGCTTCTAGAGGCCGAGAGCGCAGCAAAACGTACCCAAACGACAAGCCAGCTGCCTTCTATCTACCATACCTTGGCCGTGGTGTACAATACGCAAGGCAATTACGACGCAGCGCTGGCAACTGCCCAAAAAGCCATGAAGCTGTGTGCTGCCCTGCACGATGAGAAGCGCGCCTTCAAGGCATGGTCGGATATGGGCTTTACGTACAGCCAGAAGGGCGATTTTCCTCGTGCCTTGCAGTGCTATCTGGAGTCCGTAAAGATTCAGCAGAAAGTTGGGGTCACGTCGGCTTTGGCGCGCACGTACGCCAGCATTGGCAACCTCTACGACGACCAAGACAATATTCCGCGGGCACTCGAATATTACCAGAAAGGGCTGGCCTTGCTCAAGCCAGAGGACCCGGCGGAGCGCAACACGCTAGGCCGGTTTTATGTCAATATGGGGGTGCTTAACTCCAAGCAAAACCACAATACGGAGGCAGAGCGGCTGTTTTTGGAGGCCAAGAAGATTTTTGAAAGTCTCCATCAACCCGCCGATGTAGGGGCCAGCATTGCGGTGTTGGCCAACTTGCTGACGAAGACTGGCCAGCTTCAGAAAGCCCTGCCCTATCATCAGCAAGCGCTGCATTTGCTCGAGCAAGGCGCCGACCAGAGCCTGATTCTTTCGGCGCAATTCAACCTAGCCGATACCTATGCCAAACTTGGACAAACCGCTCAGGCTGAAAAGCTTGCAAGCCAGTGTCTTGCGTTGGCGCAAAAGCTAGGCACGTATAATTGCCGCTACGAAGCCGCCACGCTGTTAGCTCAGCTGCGCAAGAAGCGTGGCGACTACAAACAGGCGCTAGAGTACACGGAGATTGCCAATGCCACGCAGGATTCCTTATTCAGCAAGGAAAAGTCGGAGGCGCTGGGCAAGCTGCAAGGCGACTTTGAGCTAAGCCAAGAACGTAACCGCGTATCGACGCTGCGGAAAGACCAACAGATTCAGGCGCAACAACTTCGGCAGCAGCGCTTTGTAGTAGTAGGGTTGGCGGTGGGCTTTCTGGTAGTGCTGCTGGCTGGGTTGGCCTTGTGGCGTGTGAATAAGCTACTGGGCCGCAAAAACCGCGAAATCGACCACCAACGGGCCACGCTGGCGCAGCTCAACGCCACCAAAGACCGCTTGTTCTCCATCATCGGCCATGACCTGCGCGGGCCACTCAACTCGCTGCACGCGTTCGTGTCGCTGCTGAACATCCGGCAGCTCCCCCAAGAAAAGCTGATGCAGTACTCGCAACGCCTCAACCAAACCCTCGACCAGACGCTGGCCCTCATCGATAACCTGCTCAGCTGGGCAGCTGTGCAGATGCAGGCTTCCGAACGCATAAACCCCGAAAGCCTGCTTCTGGAAGAAGCGGTGAATGAGAATTTTAGACTCCTGCGCACTGCTGCTGAGCATAAAAATCTCACTATCAGCCATTTACTAGAAGGCGACGAATGGGCTTGGGCCGACCCCGACATGGTTCGGCTGGTGCTGCGCAACCTGCTTAGCAATGCCATCAAGTTTACGCCCCAGGGTGGCCGAATTACCGTTGCGGCCACCGAGGCCGATGCGCAATGGCGCCTGTCGGTCGCCGACACGGGTGTGGGGTTGGATGGCGAAACTTTGCAGCAGCTGTTGGGACCGGCTGCTTCGCCGCAAAGCACCGTCGGAACTGCCCAGGAGCCCGGCAGCGGACTGGGTTTGGTGCTGTGCCGCGATTTTGTGGAGCGCAATGGCGGCCGCTTGTGGGCCGAGAGCGCAGGACCAGGCCACGGCACAACCTTTCATTTTACATTACCGCGGGCAGGCGCCCTCAGCGTGGTGGCCTAA
- the trpB gene encoding tryptophan synthase subunit beta has translation MSYQPNDRGYYGQFGGAFIPEMLYPNVEELREQYLTIMADPEFQREFQSLLRDYVGRPTPLFYAKRLSEKYNTKVYLKREDLCHTGAHKINNTVGQILLARRLGKKRIIAETGAGQHGVATATVCALMGMECIVYMGKIDTERQRPNVERMRLLGAEVRPVTSGSQTLKDATNEAIRDWISNPVDTHYIIGSVVGPHPYPDLVARLQSVISEEMRKQLLEKTGSELPNYVVACVGGGSNAAGAFYHFLDEPSVQLVAVEAAGHGIDSGHSAATSVLGKPGIIHGSRTLLMQDEHGQITEPYSLSAGLDYPGVGPLHAHLAVSGRARFISIDDEAALYAVAELSRLEGIIPALETAHALAALAQLGAGPDDVVVVNLSGRGDKDLETYLKYAEKLNSYASNSASN, from the coding sequence ATGTCCTACCAACCCAACGACCGCGGCTACTACGGCCAATTCGGAGGCGCTTTCATCCCGGAAATGCTTTATCCGAATGTGGAAGAGTTGCGCGAGCAGTACCTCACGATTATGGCCGACCCAGAGTTTCAGCGGGAGTTTCAGAGCCTGCTGCGCGATTATGTGGGCCGCCCGACGCCTTTGTTTTACGCCAAGCGCCTGTCGGAGAAATACAACACGAAGGTGTACTTGAAGCGCGAAGACCTGTGTCACACCGGCGCGCACAAGATCAACAACACCGTCGGGCAGATTTTGCTGGCGCGGCGCCTGGGCAAAAAGCGCATCATCGCCGAAACCGGCGCCGGTCAGCACGGCGTGGCCACGGCCACAGTGTGTGCGCTGATGGGCATGGAATGCATCGTGTATATGGGCAAAATTGACACTGAGCGCCAGCGTCCCAACGTGGAGCGGATGCGCTTGCTCGGCGCTGAGGTTCGGCCCGTTACCAGCGGTAGCCAAACACTGAAAGACGCTACTAATGAGGCCATTAGAGACTGGATTTCAAATCCGGTGGACACGCACTACATCATCGGCTCGGTAGTGGGTCCGCACCCGTACCCCGACTTGGTGGCGCGTTTGCAATCGGTGATCAGCGAGGAGATGCGCAAGCAATTGCTGGAAAAAACCGGCAGCGAACTGCCTAATTACGTGGTGGCTTGCGTGGGCGGTGGCTCCAATGCAGCGGGTGCGTTCTACCATTTCCTCGACGAGCCTTCTGTGCAACTCGTGGCGGTCGAAGCCGCCGGCCACGGCATCGATTCAGGTCACTCAGCCGCTACCTCGGTGCTGGGCAAGCCGGGCATTATTCACGGCTCGCGCACGCTGCTCATGCAAGATGAGCACGGCCAGATTACGGAGCCGTATTCGCTGTCGGCGGGCCTAGATTATCCGGGTGTAGGCCCGTTGCACGCGCATTTGGCCGTGTCGGGTCGGGCGCGCTTTATCAGCATCGACGACGAAGCAGCCCTGTACGCCGTGGCCGAGTTGAGCCGTTTGGAAGGCATTATTCCAGCCTTGGAAACGGCGCACGCGCTGGCCGCGCTGGCGCAGCTCGGCGCCGGCCCCGACGATGTAGTAGTCGTCAACCTATCGGGCCGTGGCGACAAGGATCTGGAAACCTATTTGAAATACGCCGAGAAGCTGAATTCTTACGCTTCCAATTCTGCCTCAAACTAA
- a CDS encoding phosphoribosylanthranilate isomerase, whose protein sequence is MSDLLSPPTKYDAPASANHRLRVKVCGMKFAENIDAVAALAPDFMGFIFSPNSSRFAADELNSEMMRELPDSLRKVGVFVDQPSDYIRQQVARFALDLVQLHGAEMPAQCAELRQANVQVIKAFSIGNVFDFNALQPYAAHCDYFLFDTKGLQPGGNGTTFDWNILRQYPLSVPYFLAGGLDLEHAETLASLRLPGLFAIDLNSRFEVAPAQKDIGRLHAMLSRLSRSEPQTAATERTRES, encoded by the coding sequence ATGTCCGATCTCCTCTCACCGCCAACGAAGTACGACGCGCCCGCTAGCGCGAATCACAGGCTGCGCGTGAAAGTGTGCGGGATGAAGTTTGCCGAAAACATCGACGCAGTCGCTGCCTTGGCTCCGGATTTTATGGGCTTCATCTTTTCCCCCAACTCATCTCGCTTCGCGGCCGACGAGCTGAACTCCGAAATGATGCGCGAACTGCCTGATAGTCTGCGCAAAGTAGGCGTGTTTGTCGATCAGCCTTCCGACTACATCCGGCAGCAAGTGGCCCGCTTTGCCCTCGACCTCGTGCAACTGCACGGCGCAGAAATGCCCGCCCAATGCGCCGAGCTGCGTCAGGCAAATGTACAAGTGATCAAAGCCTTCTCGATAGGCAATGTCTTTGATTTCAACGCGTTGCAGCCTTACGCGGCCCACTGCGATTACTTTCTTTTCGATACGAAAGGGCTGCAACCCGGCGGCAACGGCACTACGTTCGACTGGAACATCCTACGGCAGTATCCGCTGTCGGTGCCCTATTTTCTGGCTGGTGGCTTGGATCTGGAGCACGCCGAAACGCTGGCCTCACTCCGGTTGCCTGGCCTCTTTGCCATCGATCTGAACAGCCGCTTTGAGGTGGCGCCAGCCCAAAAGGACATCGGCCGACTGCACGCAATGTTGAGCCGACTCAGCCGCAGCGAGCCTCAAACCGCGGCTACCGAAAGGACTAGAGAATCTTAA
- a CDS encoding DoxX family protein yields MKKLLFATAPFSSRLADVAWLLFRLHLGLSIAIGAGWSKLINLSTAQESAKLASGATALSPPDWFVQQVANLGFTYPSPYFWAWLATWGEFVGGLLVAVGLLTRWGGLQLAIQFLLIAFLWYDAPEPILGMYYQQLLFWAFVLVTTVGGGRYSLDNWLQHRSLAPAAIKVTAPQIALLALMVIGATGNALAQRAGATTSVAEFNKLLRNDWTGTLTYLDYRTQKPVTLPTTLSATQTAPRQLTLAFTYRESATRSVLGQDTLVFSADGREITWSSKLRVVAKTTSTPQGLHLVLEGPGRDDNKPCTIRKTIDLSEQHWSVVKEVKYQDGLQYFVRNRYQFEH; encoded by the coding sequence ATGAAAAAACTGCTGTTTGCTACTGCACCCTTTTCTTCGCGCCTGGCCGATGTGGCTTGGCTGTTGTTCCGTCTGCACCTGGGCCTGTCCATTGCCATCGGGGCGGGTTGGTCGAAGCTGATAAACCTTTCCACGGCCCAAGAAAGCGCCAAGCTGGCTAGCGGAGCCACGGCTTTAAGCCCGCCCGATTGGTTTGTGCAACAGGTTGCTAATCTTGGTTTTACGTATCCTTCACCGTATTTCTGGGCTTGGCTGGCCACCTGGGGCGAGTTTGTGGGTGGCTTGTTGGTGGCCGTGGGGCTGCTTACCCGCTGGGGTGGCTTGCAACTGGCGATCCAGTTTCTGCTGATTGCGTTTTTGTGGTACGACGCGCCAGAACCAATTCTGGGGATGTATTACCAGCAACTGCTTTTCTGGGCCTTCGTGCTCGTGACGACGGTAGGGGGAGGCCGTTATTCGCTGGATAACTGGCTGCAACACCGGTCTTTAGCACCTGCGGCAATCAAGGTGACGGCACCCCAAATAGCATTGCTGGCCTTAATGGTAATTGGCGCAACCGGAAACGCCTTGGCCCAAAGGGCAGGTGCAACCACCAGCGTAGCTGAGTTCAACAAACTGCTTCGCAACGACTGGACCGGCACGCTCACGTACCTTGATTATCGTACTCAGAAGCCGGTAACGTTGCCCACTACGCTCAGCGCAACGCAAACGGCACCTCGTCAGCTCACCTTAGCTTTCACCTATCGCGAATCGGCCACCCGAAGCGTGCTGGGCCAGGATACACTCGTGTTTTCGGCCGATGGCAGGGAAATAACGTGGTCCTCGAAGCTCCGGGTGGTGGCCAAAACCACATCTACACCCCAAGGGCTGCACTTGGTACTCGAAGGTCCCGGTAGGGATGACAACAAGCCCTGTACTATCCGCAAGACTATTGACCTAAGTGAGCAGCATTGGTCGGTGGTAAAAGAAGTGAAGTACCAAGATGGGCTGCAATACTTCGTGCGAAATCGATATCAATTTGAACATTAA
- a CDS encoding helix-turn-helix domain-containing protein, protein MLFEFNAYSSLLLPFFLQGIVFAALLVIRARQNDTASDRWLALLLLLNTLPLMQWMLGFANWYDSHDAHSTFMFYFPFSHWLALGPVFYFYFRSLTNREFRFSRAQLWHFAPEALYLAWIVLVGLYDVVWQHEIQGQPFLNHYGTKGRWACINDEVSPWIEAGGYVSVVVYAWLTLREYRQYRHYINNYFSDTERIKFSWLRNLLYAVLLGLGIVLLFNFVNLSVVKLTYVQFWYSFLATGVLVYYLSIAGLLANYQLVAPLRFQPEAVAHGQFIGLSEIPDNQIDVQDGLSFLKSQTATVTTAEPQVSKADVTAEPDLQRWAAKLTRLMETDRPYLAPELTLSTLAAQLRTNTSLLSRVINSCFGQNFNDYVNTYRVAEAERKLQNPNFRHYTLLAVALESGFNSKSTFNRVFKKLRGATPSEIAAGLNS, encoded by the coding sequence ATGCTATTCGAGTTCAACGCCTACAGTTCGCTGTTGCTGCCCTTTTTCCTGCAGGGCATCGTGTTCGCAGCGTTGCTGGTAATTCGGGCGCGGCAAAACGATACGGCTTCGGACCGGTGGCTGGCGTTGTTGCTGTTGCTCAATACGTTACCCCTGATGCAGTGGATGCTGGGCTTTGCCAACTGGTACGATTCGCACGATGCCCACTCCACATTCATGTTCTACTTTCCCTTCAGCCATTGGCTGGCGTTGGGGCCGGTATTCTACTTCTACTTTCGGAGCCTAACCAACCGCGAATTTCGCTTTAGCCGCGCGCAACTCTGGCATTTCGCGCCGGAAGCTTTGTATTTAGCTTGGATTGTATTGGTTGGGTTGTATGATGTAGTATGGCAGCACGAAATCCAGGGCCAACCCTTTCTGAATCACTACGGTACGAAAGGCCGTTGGGCATGCATCAACGACGAAGTAAGCCCGTGGATAGAAGCCGGTGGCTACGTTTCGGTGGTGGTGTACGCGTGGCTTACGCTCCGTGAGTACCGCCAATACCGCCACTACATCAATAACTATTTCTCTGATACTGAGCGAATTAAATTTTCCTGGTTGCGCAACTTGCTCTATGCCGTGCTCTTGGGCTTAGGGATAGTTTTGCTGTTTAACTTCGTGAACCTGAGTGTGGTAAAGCTCACGTACGTCCAGTTTTGGTATTCCTTTTTGGCTACGGGCGTGCTGGTGTATTACCTGAGCATAGCTGGCTTATTGGCTAATTATCAACTCGTTGCGCCATTACGCTTTCAACCAGAAGCGGTAGCACATGGGCAATTTATAGGCTTGTCAGAAATACCTGATAATCAGATAGATGTGCAAGATGGCTTGTCCTTTCTAAAGAGTCAAACTGCAACGGTAACTACAGCAGAGCCACAGGTAAGTAAAGCGGACGTGACGGCCGAACCTGACTTACAGCGTTGGGCCGCAAAGCTTACGCGGCTCATGGAAACCGACCGCCCATATTTGGCTCCCGAGCTTACGCTCAGCACCTTGGCTGCGCAGTTGCGCACCAACACGTCGCTGCTGTCGCGCGTGATCAACTCCTGTTTTGGGCAAAACTTCAACGATTACGTCAACACTTACCGCGTTGCCGAAGCCGAGCGCAAGTTGCAGAACCCTAACTTTCGGCACTACACGTTGCTGGCCGTGGCACTGGAATCGGGCTTTAATTCAAAATCGACATTCAACCGCGTGTTCAAAAAACTGCGGGGTGCCACGCCAAGTGAGATTGCAGCGGGGCTCAATTCATAA
- a CDS encoding LytR/AlgR family response regulator transcription factor produces the protein MPLRYPEAPLRCVVLEDDLLVRELVGSFVEQIPSLQLTGLYEDAMLAFEHLAQQPTELLISDIEMPRLNGLELVRSLRQPPLVIFMTSHRQYAAQTYELDAVDYLVKPLTFERFLRAVDKAQLMVSARRQWQQGAAGSGTTAPSDSEAQPLEVAEDYFFIRTEFQFVKLRYADVVYVEAMRDFTKIHLLDGTVHITLVNLKNIEEQLPKNLFVRTHRSFLVNASKIEVVTNQDVKVNKMSVPLGLTFRDVVTERVVQQRLITRKP, from the coding sequence ATGCCCTTGAGATACCCGGAAGCACCCCTGCGCTGCGTCGTGCTGGAAGATGATTTATTGGTCCGCGAACTCGTCGGCAGCTTTGTCGAGCAGATTCCTTCGTTGCAGCTAACAGGCTTGTACGAAGACGCTATGCTGGCCTTTGAACATCTGGCTCAGCAGCCTACCGAGTTGTTAATCAGCGATATCGAGATGCCGCGCCTCAATGGGCTGGAGTTGGTTCGGTCGCTGCGGCAGCCGCCCTTGGTCATCTTTATGACGTCGCATCGGCAATACGCCGCCCAAACCTACGAGCTTGATGCCGTCGATTATTTAGTAAAACCTCTGACGTTTGAGCGCTTTCTCCGTGCCGTCGATAAAGCCCAGCTTATGGTGAGTGCTCGCCGCCAATGGCAGCAGGGGGCGGCCGGTTCGGGTACGACAGCCCCGTCCGATTCGGAAGCGCAGCCCTTGGAAGTAGCTGAAGATTACTTCTTTATCCGTACCGAATTTCAGTTTGTAAAACTGCGCTACGCCGATGTGGTTTATGTAGAAGCCATGCGCGACTTCACCAAGATTCACCTACTCGACGGCACTGTGCACATTACCCTGGTCAACCTCAAAAACATCGAGGAGCAACTGCCTAAGAACCTGTTTGTGCGCACGCACCGCTCTTTTCTGGTCAATGCCAGCAAGATTGAGGTAGTGACCAACCAGGATGTGAAGGTGAACAAAATGTCGGTGCCCCTAGGGCTTACATTTCGGGATGTAGTTACAGAACGGGTTGTGCAGCAACGACTTATCACGCGGAAGCCTTAA
- the trpA gene encoding tryptophan synthase subunit alpha, which yields MQNRIAQTFAKKQNRLLNIYFTAGYPTLDATVPLLETLAASGADLIEIGMPFSDPLADGPVIQQSSTVALQNGMNLYVLFEQLKDIRQRVPETPILLMGYLNPVLQFGIEKFCEQAAAAGADGLILPDMPLVEYEEEYKEIFQRYGLQPVFLITPQTAPERIRRMDALTDSFLYLVSGPGTTGGGTTQDSGTQEAYFKRVAEMGLRNPRLIGFGIGDKKSFDRACEYANGAIIGSALIRSLEGATDAPAAAKAFVSSVLN from the coding sequence ATGCAAAACCGTATCGCTCAGACATTTGCCAAAAAGCAAAATCGTCTGCTAAATATTTATTTCACAGCCGGTTATCCTACGCTCGATGCTACGGTGCCGCTGCTGGAAACGCTGGCCGCTTCGGGCGCCGACCTCATCGAAATCGGAATGCCGTTTTCAGACCCCTTGGCCGACGGTCCGGTGATCCAGCAAAGCAGTACTGTGGCCTTGCAAAACGGCATGAACCTATACGTGCTGTTCGAGCAGCTTAAGGATATCCGCCAGCGCGTGCCCGAAACGCCCATTCTGCTGATGGGCTATCTGAATCCCGTGCTCCAGTTCGGCATCGAAAAATTTTGTGAACAAGCCGCTGCTGCCGGCGCCGACGGCCTGATTCTGCCCGACATGCCGCTGGTAGAATACGAGGAAGAATACAAGGAGATTTTTCAGCGCTACGGCCTGCAGCCCGTGTTTCTGATCACGCCCCAAACGGCCCCGGAGCGCATCCGCCGCATGGATGCCCTGACCGATTCCTTTCTGTACTTGGTCTCTGGCCCCGGCACTACGGGCGGTGGCACCACGCAGGATAGCGGCACGCAGGAGGCTTATTTCAAGCGCGTTGCGGAGATGGGCTTGCGCAATCCGCGCCTTATTGGTTTCGGCATTGGTGACAAAAAGTCTTTCGATCGTGCCTGCGAATACGCCAATGGCGCCATTATCGGCTCGGCACTGATTCGCTCGCTGGAAGGCGCCACCGATGCGCCAGCGGCGGCCAAAGCTTTCGTTTCTTCCGTCCTGAACTAA